GAACTGGGCGTCTCCCAGATGCATGTGTCAAGGCTTCTGGCCAGAAGTTTCGCCCGACTGCGATCAGCAAACAGGATCGAAGCGTAGTCAGAACGGGTAGACCCCCGGAGGGCTGGATCCGGGGGCGTAAAAGCCGCACACCCCCTGTTTCCTGCGCAGTTTCGCCGCTGACTTGTCGACATGTCACTACAGCGTGTTGCCGACATGTGACATTCTGCTGGAACCGCGTTTGCCGCAGCTCCACCTCCGGTATTCAGGTGGAGGCTGCGTTCCTCCGATGGTCGTGGCCACCGCGACCGTCCGCGACCTCAAGGGGGTGGCATGTCCACAGAACAGGGCAGCTCGAAGGTGCTCACGCTCACGAAGAGCGTGCCGGCACCTGCCGTGCTCACCAGCTCGCCGGAAGCCATCGACACCCGCACCCTGTCCCGCTCCCTGTTCCTGCGGCTCGCCGCGCTGGGCCCCGCCTCGGGTCCCGACGGAACGGACAGCCCTGAGCGGGCCTATGTGCGGGACACACTCATCGAGCTCAACCTCCCGCTGGTGCGGTACGCGGCGGCACGGTTCCGGAGCCGCAACGAACCGATGGAGGACATCGTCCAGGTCGGGACGATCGGCCTGATCAAGGCGATCGACCGCTTCGACTGCGAACGGGGCGTGGAATTCCCCACGTTCGCGATGCCGACCGTCGTGGGGGAGATCAAACGCTTCTTCCGCGACACCTCGTGGTCCGTGCGGGTACCGCGCCGGCTCCAGGAGCTGCGGCTCGCCCTCACCAAGACCAGCGACGAGCTCGCCCAGAAGCTCGACCGTTCGCCGACGGTGCCGGAGCTGGCCAAGGCGCTCGGGGTCTCCGAGGAGGACGTGGTCGACGGCCTGGCCGTGGGCAACGCCTACACGGCCTCCTCGCTGGACTCCCCGTCCCCCGAGGACGACGGCGGCGAGGGCTCGCTGGCCGACCGCCTGGGATACGAGGACGCGGCGCTGGAAGGCGTGGAGTACCGCGAGTCCCTGAAGCCGCTGCTGGCCAAGCTCGCCCCGCGGGAGCGTCAGATCATCATGCTGCGCTTCTTCGCCAACATGACGCAGTCGCAGATCGGCGAGGAGGTCGGCATCTCGCAGATGCACGTCTCCCGGCTGCTGACCCGGACGCTCACCCAGCTCAGGGAGGGGCTCATCGCCGACTGACCCCGTGCGGGGTCCGTACGGACGGCTCACCGAGACCCACCGGCCGCCGGGGCGGCGCGACAGCCTCCCCGGCGGCCTCGCCGTGTCCGGGGAACCCGGAGGGCCCGCACCACCCGGAGAAGCGAACGCTCCCGCGTCGACGGGGCGGCGCGGGAGCGGTGCGGGAGGACGGCGTACACGTGCGGGTGGACGCCGGGCAGGCCCTCGGGCCCCGGGCAGGGGCGACGGGGCCGGCCGGTGACGGTCCGGTCAGCCGAGCGCGAGCCAGGCCACCGCACCGAGGACGAGGACGACCGCGACGACGGCGAAGATCACCCCGTTCTTCGAGCCGGACGAGGTCGCTGCGGGCTGCTGCGGACCGCGCTGCGGCTCGCCCTCGTCGACGAAGGCGCGGAACATCTGCGTGCTGCCCGCCGGGTCGTGAGTGCCCTCGGGGCCCGGCTGCGGGGCGTGGGGGTTGTGTGCCATGGTCCAGGACCCTAGCGAACGCAGGCCTTTCGCCCAACCCCCGGGCCCTCGACGGCCGATGCCCCTCGTCCGCGTGCACCCGCCCTCACCGGCCCCCAGCGCGTTCCGCACCGTCCCCACGGCCTCCGACAGGGCACTCCCGCCGTGACGAGGAACACAGTTCGCGCGGCCCACCCCCCTCTGTGCTGCGCGCTTGACCGGGCCCCTACGCAGCCTTTTGCGTTCCTTTACTTCTGCAAGCCCCATTTCGTTTGCCTGCGGCAACCAACTGCTTCTATCGTTGCCCTAAGCAACAAGATGACCTCGCGAGACGTCCTGGAGGGTCGGTGGCAGCACGGAGCCAGTACGAAGAACTGGCCCGGCAGCTCAGCGCCGTCGGAGCCGTCAAACGGGGGCTCGTCCGCATCCTGCCCGCCGAGTGCCCCGGTGGCACCGCCGGCGTGCTGACGCTGCTGGCCAAGTACGGCGAGATGCGGATCACTCGGCTCGCCGAACTCCTGGCCGTGAACATGTCGGTGACCAGCCGTCATGTGACACACGCGGTGGAGAACGGCTGGATCGAACGGTTCCAGGACCCGGCGGACAAGCGGTCCCGCATCCTGCGGCTGACCCCCGCGGGCGAGGAGCTGCTCGCCGAGCTGACCCGGCGGACCACGGAGATGTTCGCCCACAACCTCATCGACTGGTCCGACGAAGAAGTCGGACAGCTCAACACGTTGTTGTCCCGGCTGCGCGACAGCTTCTCCTGCCGCGGCTCCGGAGGCTGCACCCCCGGAAAGCACAGCGGCGACTGCCGCACCGGGCACGTCGACCATTCGCACACCCGTACACCTGTGTAACAGAAGCAAAGACGAGGATTTAAATGGCTACGACCACACCATCCGGTGTGCGGGGCGGCCACGCCAAGCACGGGGCTGTCGAAGCCCCGTCGGGCGCGCCGATGACACACCGGCAGATCATGGAAGCACTGACCGGGCTGCTGCTCGGCATGTTCGTCGCGATCCTGTCGTCGACGGTCGTCTCCAACGCCCTGCCCGAGATCATTTCCGACCTCGGCGGCGGCCAGAGCGCCTACACCTGGGTCGTCACGGCCTCGCTGCTGGCCATGACCGCCACCACCCCGCTGTGGGGCAAGCTCGCGGACCTGTTCAGCAAGAAGCTGCTGGTCCAGATCGCCCTGCTGATCTACGTGGGCGGCTCCATAGTCGCCGGCCTGTCGACCAGCAGCGGCATGCTCATCATCTGCCGCGTGGTCCAGGGCATCGGCGTCGGCGGACTCTCCGCCCTCGCCCAGATCGTGATGGCCGCGATGATCTCCCCGCGCGAGCGCGGGCGCTACAGCGGCTACCTCGGCGCGGTCTTCGCCGTCGCCACCGTCGGCGGCCCGCTGCTCGGCGGTGTCATCACCGACACCAGCTGGATGGGCTGGCGCTGGTGCTTCTACGTGGGTGTGCCGTTCGCGATCATCGCCCTGATCGTGCTCCAGAAGACCCTGAAGCTCCCCGTGGTCAAGCGCGAGGGAGTCAAGATCGACTGGTCGGGCGCGTTCTTCATCAGCGCCGCGGTCTCGCTGCTGCTGCTCTGGGTGACCTTCGCGGGCGACAAGTACGACTGGATCTCCTGGCAGACCTGGACGATGCTCGGCGGCACCGTCGTCCTCGCCGCGCTGTTCCTGCTGATCGAGTCCAAGGCTCGCGAGCCGATCATCCCGCTGCGCCTCTTCCGTAACCGCACCATCACGCTGGCCTCCGCGGCCTCGCTGTTCGTCGGCATCGGGATGTTCGCGGGCACCGTCTTCTTCAGCCAGTACTTCCAGCTGGCGCGGGACAAGTCGCCGACGATGTCCGGCGTCATGACCATCCCGATGATCGCCGGACTGTTCCTGTCCTCGACCGTGTCGGGCCAGATCATCACCAAGACGGGCCGCTGGAAGGCCTGGCTCGTCTCCGGTGGCTTCCTGCTCACCGCGGGTCTCGGGTTCCTGGGCACCATCCGGTACGACACCGAGTACTGGCACATCGCGATCTTCATGTTCGTCATGGGCCTCGGCATCGGCATGATGATGCAGAACCTGGTGCTCGCCACGCAGAACCAGGTGGCTCCCGCCGACCTGGGCGCGGCCAGCTCCGTCGTGACGTTCTTCCGTTCCCTCGGTGGTGCGATCGGCGTCTCGGCGCTGGGCGCCGTCCTGGGCAACCGCGTCACCCACTACGTCAAGGACGGCCTCGCCGACCTCGGCCCCGAGGGCGCGGCCTTCGGCCACGGCGGTACGGGCGGCGGGGGCATCCCCGACCTGGACAAGCTCCCCGCTCCGTTCCGCACGGTCATGGAGGTCGCCTACGGCCACGGTGTCGCCGACGTCTTCCTGTACGCGGCGCCCGCCGCGCTGGTCGCGTTCGTCCTGACCCTCTTCATCAAGGAGGTCGCCCTGAAGACGAGGGCCGGCAACGACAACGCCCCGGCCGAGGTGTCCGCCGCGACCGAGTCCGTCGAGGCCACCGCCGGTACCGCCCTGATCGCAGGCGGAACGGCCGGGGTCACCTCGGTCGACACCGCGGAGGAGACGGCGGCCACCGGCCCCACGACCGTTCAGGGCACGCCCGTACGCGGTGTGGTGCGGGGCGCCGAGGGCGCACCCGTCGCCCGTGCGGCCGTCACACTGATCTCGCTGGGCGGCCGGCAGCTGGGGCGCTCCGTGGCCCAGGCCGACGGCGGCTACGTGCTGGACGCCCCTGCCTCCGGCAGCTACGTCCTGATCGCCTCCGCCGACGGCTTCCAGCCGCAGGCGTCCACCGTGGTCGTCGGCGACGAGCCGCTGGCCTTCGACATCCTGCTCGCCGGTACGAGCGGTCTCTCCGGGACCGTACGCACCGACGAGGGCAACGCCCCTGTCCAGGGCGCCATGGTCCTGGTGACCGACGTGCGCGGCGACGTGCTGGCCACGGGTGTCTCCGGCGAGGCCGGCGAGTTCACCTTCGGTGAGCTGATCCCCGGCTCGGTGACCGTCGCCGTCACGGCCGCGGGCTACCGTCCGCTGGCACTGCCGGTGGAGGTCGGCGGCCAGGGTGTCACCCGGGTCGACGTGGCCCTGCGCTCCGGTGCGCTGGTCCAGGGTGTCGTCAGGGCCAGCTCGAAGCCGGCACCGCTGAACGACGCCCGGGTCACGCTGATCGACGCGGCCGGCAACGTGGTCGCCACGTCGACGACCGGGGAGGACGGCGCCTACGCCTTCACCGACCTGGACGCCGGTGAGTACTCCGTGATCGCGACCGGCTACCCGCCGGTGGCCGGCTCGCTGACCGTGAACGGCAGCGGGGTCGACGGTCACGACATCGAGCTCGCCCACCCGGGCGAGTAGGCACCGGAAGTTACACAAAGACCCCTGGCGGTACAGCGCTTCGAGCGGAGAGGCTGTGGCCGCCGGCGGAAATGGGCCCCGCGGTGGGATCGGCAGGCAGGGGACGGCCTGCCGATCCCGCCCGGGGCCCGACTCATTGAGTCGCTGCTTCACGAGTGATTTGAGCAAGGAGAGAACACGGGATGGGACTTCGCGCACAGGTACGCACGCGGGACGGCTGGGCGGTCCAGCACGCCGTCGTGACGGTGACCGACATGACGGGCACCCAGGTGCTCCGTGCCGCCGCCGACGAGAACGGGGCCGTCCGCACCGACGATCTCCTCCAGGCCGGCGCGTACACGGTGATCGTCACTGCGGTGGGCTACGCACCCGCCGCGTCCACCGCACTCGTCACGGCCAGCGGCCGGGTCGAGGCCGGGACCGTCGTCCTGGCCCGGCAGGGCGGCGTGGAGCTGCCGCCTCCGGGCACCTGGTCGCTGGACCCGGTGCACTCCTCGGTGGCCGCGGTCGCCCAGCACCTGGGGATCTCCAGCGTGCACGGCCGGTTCACCGAGTTCGGCGGCCGCATCGAGATCGCCGAGGACGTCCAGCACTCCCGGGTGGAGGCGTTCATCTCCTCCACCAGCATCGACACGGGCAACGGCATGCGGGACAAGCACCTGCGCTCGGCGGACTTCCTGGACGTGGAGGTCTTCCCGGAGATCACCTACCGGTCCCGTGCGCTGACCCCCGCGGGACCCGACCGCTGGACGGTCCACGGCGTGCTCACCATGCACGGCATCGCACGGGACATCGACCTCGACCTCAGCTACCTGGGCACCGGCCCCGACCCGTGGGGCGGCGTACGCGCGGCCTTCCACGCCACTGCCGAGCTGCGCCGCGACGACTTCGCCATGAACTACAACCAGGTCCTGCAGGCGGGGATCTCCGCGATCGGCACGACCCTCCGGGTGGAGCTCGACATCCAGGCGGTCCAGGGCGACTCCGTCCCCGGATAGGTCCGGCGGGAGGGCCTAGGGTTGGCGCCATGGCACCCAACATCGCGACCAACACCGCCGTGGAGCTCGGGGAGCTCCTGGACTTCGTGCGGCCCAGGCACCGGGCGATCCTGCTGACCACCCGGGCCGACGGCCGCCCCCAGGGCTCCCCGCTCACCTGCGGCGTCGACGACGCCGGACGCATCGTCGTCTCGACCTACCCCGAACGGGCCAAGACCCGGAACGCGAAGCGGGACGAGCGGGTCAGCGTGATCGTCCTGTCGGACGACTGGAACGGCCCGTGGGTCCAGATCGACGGCTCGGCCGAGGTGATCGACTCACCGGACTCGGTCGAGCCGCTCGTCGAGTACTTCCGCAACATCTCCGGGGAACACCCCGACTGGGACGAGTACCGGGCGGCGATGCTCAAGCAGGGGAAGTCCATCATCCGGATCACCCCGGAGCGCTGGAGCCCGGTCGCCACCGGCGGCTTCCCCGCTCACCTGGCCGGCGGCAGCTGACCCTGCCGGTGAAGCCGCCCCGCCCGGACGCACTCGCGAGTGCCCGGCTGCTGACCTCCCCGTCCGTGGGACCCGCCGTGGTCCGTGAGCTGGAACGGATCACCGGGCGACCGGCCGGGCCCGCCCACGCCACCGGGCCCTTCCTGTACGTGGGGGACACGCTGCCCGAGGCGCTGCGGACGCCGGAGCTGCTGTGGTTCCACAGCGTCAACGCGGGCACGGACGCCCTGCTCGCCGCCGGGCCCTGGCCCCAAGGCGCCCTGCTGACCCGGACCGTGGGCCGGATGGGCGAGCGGATCGCCCAGTACACGCTGGCCTGGGTGCTCGCCGAGTGCCAGTCGGTCCCGGAGCACGTGGCACAGCACGCACGCTCCGAGTGGCGCCGGCTGCCGTCCGGACTCGCCGCCGGGCGGACCGCCGTCATCCACGGCACCGGGCACATCGGTTCCGCGGTCGCGGCCCTGCTGCGGGCCTGCTCGGTGCGCACGGTGGGCGTGTCACGCACCACCCCCGTGGTCCCGCCCGCGGGCTTCGACCGGGTCGTCACGGCAGGCTCGCAGGAGGAGACCGCGGCGCTGGCGGACGCCCGGTGGGTGGTGTCCACCCTCCCTCTGACCGGCGCGACGGAGGGCTTCTTCGACGACGCCAGATTCAAGGCGATGCGGGGCGCCACCTTCGTCAACGTGGGCCGGGGCGCGACCGTCGACATGGCCGCGCTGGAGGCCGCACTGCGCAGCGGGGCGGTGGGCCGGACCGTCCTCGACGTACTGCCGGAGGAACCCGCCGGCCCCGGGGACCGCGCCTGGCGGCTGCCGCGCACGGTGATCACCTCGCACTCGGCCGGTATCACGGCCGACGAGGACGTGGTCGCCGACTTCGAGGCGTGCTGGGACGCGGTCGCAGAGCGGCGTACGCCCGCACTGGCCGTGGACACCCGACGCGGTTACTGAGCGCCGGGGGCGACCCCCGGTGCTGCTCGGCCGTCACGCCCGGCGGGCGGCGCGGTCGCACATCGCTTCGATGCCCGCGATCAGGAGGTCCAGCGCGAACACGAAGTCCCGCTCGCGCATCTCCTCCACCGTGTCCCCGCCGCGCGCCTCCATCAGGTTCTCCGAAGGCTCCATGGCCCGTGCGATCTCGGGGTCCGCGCGGATCGTGCCCATCACCTGCCGGAAGTACTCGTCCTGGCTGAGGTCCGCCTCCACCGTGCGCTGCACGAAGTGCCCCTCGATGGTGCCGAACCCGTAGACGAACTGGAAGACGGCCGACATCGCTCCGGTCCGGTTCGCCAGGGGCAGTCCGGTGGCCCGGATGACGTCCTGGACCGCGTACGAGAACAGCATCGAGTGCGGCCCGATGTTCAGGAAGCTGCCGATCAGCGTCGACACCCACGGGTGGCGCACCAGCATCCGCCGGTAGTTCGTGGCCAGTTCGCGCAGCCGGTCGTGCCAGCCGAGGTCCTCCGCCGTGGCCGGGATCTCGCCGAAGACCGTGTCCAGGGCGAGTTCGAGCAGGTCGTCCTTGGTGTCGACGTACCAGTACAGGGACATCGCCGTGACATCGAGATCGGCGGCGAGGCGGCGCATGGAGAACTTCGCCAGGCCGTCGGCGTCCAGGAGCCGGACGCTCGCCGCCGTGATCCTGTCCCGGTCGAGACCGGCCGGCTGGTCCGCCTTGCGTGTCCGCGAGGGTGTGCGCCGGTCCAGCCACACACTGACCCGGGAAGGGTTCTTCACACGGTCTGCCGCGGACCCCATGGCGCACGCTCCTTGTCTTGCGGTGGCACTTCTGCGTACCGGCACCCCTGTCCGATGCTATGCCCGTCACCTGCGCCTCTCAGTCCGTCTGAGTCCGCTCCGCCCTCCTCAGCAGCGCCCCGGCCAGCAGCCCACCGGCCAGCACAGCCAGCGCGCCCACCAGTTGGCTGGTCTCCAGGCCGGAGGCGAAGGCGTCCGTGATGCGCTCACGTTCCGCCGGTCCGTCGGCTGCGGCGAGCGCGGCAGGCAGCGAGGCGGCACCCACCGCACCCGGCACGAGCGCGGCGAAACGGGAGTTGAGGACGGCCCCGAGCACGGCGACCCCCAGCCCGTTGCCGAACTCGGCGAGCGTGCCGTTCACACCGGCTCCGACGCCCGCCTTCTCCGGCGGGATGGCACTCATGATCGCGTTGGCCATCGCGGGCATGGCTAGCGCGACACCCGCTCCCATGACGAGCAGGCCCAGCAGCATGCCGCCGTAGTCCCGTCCGCCGAGCAGCGCGATCGCGGCGAGTCCGGCGGCCAGCAGACTCATACCCACGGCGATGACGGTGGGCGTCCCCAGCCTCACCACGAGCCGGGCGCCGAGACCCG
The DNA window shown above is from Streptomyces sp. Alt3 and carries:
- a CDS encoding RNA polymerase sigma factor SigF, with the protein product MSTEQGSSKVLTLTKSVPAPAVLTSSPEAIDTRTLSRSLFLRLAALGPASGPDGTDSPERAYVRDTLIELNLPLVRYAAARFRSRNEPMEDIVQVGTIGLIKAIDRFDCERGVEFPTFAMPTVVGEIKRFFRDTSWSVRVPRRLQELRLALTKTSDELAQKLDRSPTVPELAKALGVSEEDVVDGLAVGNAYTASSLDSPSPEDDGGEGSLADRLGYEDAALEGVEYRESLKPLLAKLAPRERQIIMLRFFANMTQSQIGEEVGISQMHVSRLLTRTLTQLREGLIAD
- a CDS encoding MarR family winged helix-turn-helix transcriptional regulator, which encodes MAARSQYEELARQLSAVGAVKRGLVRILPAECPGGTAGVLTLLAKYGEMRITRLAELLAVNMSVTSRHVTHAVENGWIERFQDPADKRSRILRLTPAGEELLAELTRRTTEMFAHNLIDWSDEEVGQLNTLLSRLRDSFSCRGSGGCTPGKHSGDCRTGHVDHSHTRTPV
- a CDS encoding MFS transporter → MATTTPSGVRGGHAKHGAVEAPSGAPMTHRQIMEALTGLLLGMFVAILSSTVVSNALPEIISDLGGGQSAYTWVVTASLLAMTATTPLWGKLADLFSKKLLVQIALLIYVGGSIVAGLSTSSGMLIICRVVQGIGVGGLSALAQIVMAAMISPRERGRYSGYLGAVFAVATVGGPLLGGVITDTSWMGWRWCFYVGVPFAIIALIVLQKTLKLPVVKREGVKIDWSGAFFISAAVSLLLLWVTFAGDKYDWISWQTWTMLGGTVVLAALFLLIESKAREPIIPLRLFRNRTITLASAASLFVGIGMFAGTVFFSQYFQLARDKSPTMSGVMTIPMIAGLFLSSTVSGQIITKTGRWKAWLVSGGFLLTAGLGFLGTIRYDTEYWHIAIFMFVMGLGIGMMMQNLVLATQNQVAPADLGAASSVVTFFRSLGGAIGVSALGAVLGNRVTHYVKDGLADLGPEGAAFGHGGTGGGGIPDLDKLPAPFRTVMEVAYGHGVADVFLYAAPAALVAFVLTLFIKEVALKTRAGNDNAPAEVSAATESVEATAGTALIAGGTAGVTSVDTAEETAATGPTTVQGTPVRGVVRGAEGAPVARAAVTLISLGGRQLGRSVAQADGGYVLDAPASGSYVLIASADGFQPQASTVVVGDEPLAFDILLAGTSGLSGTVRTDEGNAPVQGAMVLVTDVRGDVLATGVSGEAGEFTFGELIPGSVTVAVTAAGYRPLALPVEVGGQGVTRVDVALRSGALVQGVVRASSKPAPLNDARVTLIDAAGNVVATSTTGEDGAYAFTDLDAGEYSVIATGYPPVAGSLTVNGSGVDGHDIELAHPGE
- a CDS encoding YceI family protein — its product is MGLRAQVRTRDGWAVQHAVVTVTDMTGTQVLRAAADENGAVRTDDLLQAGAYTVIVTAVGYAPAASTALVTASGRVEAGTVVLARQGGVELPPPGTWSLDPVHSSVAAVAQHLGISSVHGRFTEFGGRIEIAEDVQHSRVEAFISSTSIDTGNGMRDKHLRSADFLDVEVFPEITYRSRALTPAGPDRWTVHGVLTMHGIARDIDLDLSYLGTGPDPWGGVRAAFHATAELRRDDFAMNYNQVLQAGISAIGTTLRVELDIQAVQGDSVPG
- a CDS encoding PPOX class F420-dependent oxidoreductase, coding for MAPNIATNTAVELGELLDFVRPRHRAILLTTRADGRPQGSPLTCGVDDAGRIVVSTYPERAKTRNAKRDERVSVIVLSDDWNGPWVQIDGSAEVIDSPDSVEPLVEYFRNISGEHPDWDEYRAAMLKQGKSIIRITPERWSPVATGGFPAHLAGGS
- a CDS encoding NAD(P)-dependent oxidoreductase, encoding MKPPRPDALASARLLTSPSVGPAVVRELERITGRPAGPAHATGPFLYVGDTLPEALRTPELLWFHSVNAGTDALLAAGPWPQGALLTRTVGRMGERIAQYTLAWVLAECQSVPEHVAQHARSEWRRLPSGLAAGRTAVIHGTGHIGSAVAALLRACSVRTVGVSRTTPVVPPAGFDRVVTAGSQEETAALADARWVVSTLPLTGATEGFFDDARFKAMRGATFVNVGRGATVDMAALEAALRSGAVGRTVLDVLPEEPAGPGDRAWRLPRTVITSHSAGITADEDVVADFEACWDAVAERRTPALAVDTRRGY
- a CDS encoding TetR/AcrR family transcriptional regulator — its product is MGSAADRVKNPSRVSVWLDRRTPSRTRKADQPAGLDRDRITAASVRLLDADGLAKFSMRRLAADLDVTAMSLYWYVDTKDDLLELALDTVFGEIPATAEDLGWHDRLRELATNYRRMLVRHPWVSTLIGSFLNIGPHSMLFSYAVQDVIRATGLPLANRTGAMSAVFQFVYGFGTIEGHFVQRTVEADLSQDEYFRQVMGTIRADPEIARAMEPSENLMEARGGDTVEEMRERDFVFALDLLIAGIEAMCDRAARRA